The following are from one region of the Etheostoma spectabile isolate EspeVRDwgs_2016 chromosome 2, UIUC_Espe_1.0, whole genome shotgun sequence genome:
- the zmp:0000001082 gene encoding integrin alpha-M isoform X1, which translates to MGKMHGQRHIFLLTFMVAVAIPVSLAFNIDITNPDVYTGEQKDFFGYKVLQFMNGMNKGIIVTAPLQLNGSGGICKPDQNQTTKCFNPEDFSPTDTKIPVKHLGLSIAEDSKRSQFTVCSPSVVRECYGNSYMNSVCYNITDHLEPISNFTSAFQECEKKTVDLVFLFDGSASMGEGDFKKNKDFIVDIIQELLKNSSIKFAAVQFSSDYRKVFDFNEYQRGEYLTKLEKEGHMNTLTNTHKALTFVFKEIFKNPDAGASADATKVLVLITDGVPSDSDYNNTVKKYDDANIIRFVIGVGNMANLTKFKGIASEPIGKYAFKIDNYDGLTGILINFQKKIFTMEGSKVARAGEMTNEMSQSGFSAVFYKDNLILGSVGSNSWRGSLQELNGEKETQIEDPDMPMDSYMGYSTAVGEKDHAPLYFTGAPRFEHIGQVVLFTHDGTNWTTTQRINGEQIGSYFGAELCSVDVNSDGNTDFLLVGAPLFYQPQEKKEGQIHIYTLTDEMKLESKLTVTAPSMGRFGTTISSLADLNGDGLRDVAVGAPLQDFNRGAVYIYLGDRHRGIRSTFSQRIMGEKIKPGLRFFGQSIAGNIDLGKDGLPDIVVGSQGTAVVLRSRPIFNITTRLSFEPNEISTEKIDCLDNTDANLPMVTLQACFEIAETTKSKAAAMDLGLNISYTLEVDANRQTNRGFFSQTAKKARNLTSTYELRDPDTCFNYTIYMPKCVKDTLLPIIIKLNFSQVDSESASAVLNMDSKTQAVVQVPFEKQCRKNDICIAELEVDFNFMTPTLLVAENKYFNVSVTLSNYGDDSYYTSLIMHYPPGLSFSRMTLTKATRPTLHSCEDLHGEREKTICNVSPPVFRSKSSATFRISFHILKDYEWNDTMLMTITGKSDNANRTISQTKNIPVQFEIKMAVAVKEDLVTYLNFTPEDAGPKQMVAIYKIDNLGFKDFPVNVSLFFPTKLEHNFEMTNYQVFVQQNKTQCTGVTIMTSDYCLPEKNCKFIVCDSFTLKRESPIEITLSGDVHFKDLKKHAMNIGFLKKYTGDTAEVKFKSFIYVNYDKQRYVLNSYKQEPQDNFGFTQKTSGHIPTEKMTEVRVEFTIPPDKVVIIATGVAMGLLLLLIITVIMFKLGCFKRKTLEYCEGQEEETAPQDGIPAKSTTGTTVGICSHSETDSKSDQPSEHQSLLDDGEANCSTSSVQSKEELE; encoded by the exons CCATCCCGGTATCTTTGGCTTTCAACATTGATATCACAAATCCTGACGTCTACACTGGTGAACAAAAGGATTTCTTTGGATACAAAGTGCTTCAATTCATGAATGGCATGAACAAAGG AATCATTGTAACTGCACCACTGCAGCTAAATGGATCTGGGGGAATATGCAAACCGGACCAAAACCAAACCACCAAGTGCTTCAACCCTGAAG ATTTTTCTccaacagacacaaaaatacCAGTCAAGCATTTGGGCCTGTCAATAGCTGAGGACTCCAAGCGCTCCCAATTTACT GTTTGCAGTCCAAGTGTAGTCCGTGAATGTTATGGGAACTCCTATATGAACAGCGTGTGCTACAATATCACAGATCATCTTGAGCCAATTTCCAATTTTACATCGGCTTTCCAAG aatgtgaaaaaaagacagtggACCTCGTCTTTCTATTTGATGGATCAGCGAGTATGGGCGAAGGAGActtcaagaaaaacaaagattttatAGTGGATATTATCCAAGAACTCCTTAAGAACTCATCAATCAAG ttTGCAGCAGTTCAGTTCTCTTCAGATTACAGGAAAGTGTTTGACTTCAATGAATATCAACGGGGAGAATATTTAACAAAACTTGAGAAAGAAGGACATATGAACACtctcaccaacacacacaaagccctCACATTTGTGTT TAAAGAAATCTTTAAGAACCCAGACGCAGGTGCCTCCGCTGATGCGACTAAAGTTCTGGTACTAATCACAGATGGAGTTCCCAGTGATTCAGACTATAATAATACTGTCAAAAAATATGATGACGCCAACATTATTCGCTTTGTCATTGGG GTAGGGAATATGGCAAACCTGACTAAATTTAAGGGTATTGCTTCAGAACCGATTGGAAAATATGCCTTCAAAATTGACAACTATGATGGACTAACAGGAATACTgataaactttcaaaaaaagatCTTTACAATGGAAG GCTCCAAAGTGGCTCGGGCAGGAGAAATGACTAATGAAATGTCTCAGAGTGGATTCAGTGCTGTCTTCTACAAA GATAACTTGATTCTGGGTTCAGTGGGATCAAACAGCTGGCGTGGGTCTCTCCAAGAACTTAAcggagaaaaagaaacacaaattgaAGATCCTGACATGCCAATGGACTCCTACATGg GGTACTCAACTGCTGTTGGAGAGAAGGATCACGCTCCTTTATATTTCACGGGTGCACCGAGATTTGAGCACATAGGACAGGTCGTACTTTTCACACATGATGGCACAAACTGGACCACAACCCAAAGAATAAATGGGGAACAG ATCGGGTCCTACTTTGGTGCAGAGTTGTGCTCGGTAGATGTCAACTCAGACGGTAACACTGATTTCCTGCTGGTAGGAGCTCCACTGTTTTACCAGCCTCAGGAGAAGAAAGAAGGCCAGATCCACATCTACACACTGACTGATGAG ATGAAACTGGAAAGCAAACTGACTGTGACTGCACCATCCATGGGGAGATTTGGCACCACCATATCCAGTCTTGCAGATCTGAATGGAGATGGACTCCGAGACGTTGCTGTTGGAGCCCCCCTTCAGGATTTTAACAGGGGGGCGGTCTACATCTACCTTggtgacagacacagagggatACGCAGCACTTTCAGCCag AGAATCATGGGAGAGAAAATAAAGCCTGGGCTGAGATTCTTTGGACAGTCCATTGCTGGGAACATTGATCTTGGGAAGGACGGACTCCCAGATATTGTGGTTGGTTCACAGGgcactgctgttgttttaag GTCCAGGCCCATTTTTAATATCACAACACGTCTCTCTTTTGAACCAAACGAGATAAGCACTGAGAAAATTGACTGCCTTGATAACACTGATGCAAATTTACCCATGGTTACCTTACAAGCCTGCTTTGAAATAGCAGAAACAACAAAGAGCAAAGCAG CGGCAATGGACCTAGGACTGAACATCTCGTACACACTCGAAGTGGATGCCAACAGACAAACCAATCGAGGTTTCTTCAGTCAAACTGCCAAGAAAGCAAGGAATCTCACCTCTACCTACGAGCTGAGGGATCCAGACACCTGCTTCAACTACACCATCTACATGCCA aAATGTGTGAAAGACACATTATTGCCCATCATCATCAAACTAAACTTTTCCCAAGTTGACAGTGAGAGCGCAAGTGCTGTCCTAAACATGGACAGCAAAACGCAGGCTGTTGTTCAG GTTCCCTTTGAAAAGCAATGTAGAAAAAATGACATCTGTATTGCTGAACTTGAGGTGGATTTCAACTTCAT GACCCCAACATTATTAGTGGCTGAAAATAAGTACTTCAACGTCTCTGTAACACTGTCCAATTATGGAGATGACTCATACTACACCAGCCTAATAATGCACTATCCTCCAGGCCTCTCCTTCTCCAGGATGACTCTTACAAAG GCAACGAGACCAACGCTCCACAGCTGTGAAGATCTACATGGAGAACGCGAGAAAACCATATGTAATGTCAGCCCTCCTGTGTTTCGTAGCAAATCATCT GCAACATTTAGAATTTCTTTCCACATCTTGAAGGATTATGAGTGGAATGACACAATGTTGATGACCATTACTGGAAAAAG TGACAATGCAAACAGGACCATTTCCCAGACCAAAAACATCCCAGTGCAATTTGAAATCAAAATGGCAGTAGCTGT GAAAGAAGATCTTGTCACTTATCTGAACTTCACACCAGAGGATGCTGGACCAAAACAAATGGTTGCTATATATAAG ATAGATAATCTTGGTTTCAAGGACTTTCCTGTCAATGTGTCCCTGTTCTTCCCAACAAAACTGGAACATAACTTTGAAATGACAAACTATCAAGTCTTTGTTCAGCAG aataAAACTCAATGCACAGGCGTTACCATCATGACATCTGAT TACTGCTTGCcagaaaaaaattgcaaattCATAGTGTGTGACAGTTTCACCCTGAAAAGAGAATCCCCCATTGAGATCACACTGTCAGGAGACGTACACTTTAAGGATCTAAAAAAGCATGCAATG AATATtggttttcttaaaaaatatacTGGAGACACCGCAGAGGTTAAATTTAAAAGTTTTATATATGTCAACTATGACAAGCAACGCTATGTGCTGAATTCTTACAAACAAGAG ccACAAGATAATTTTGGTTTTACACAGAAGACATCTGGACACATTCCAACAGAGAAAATG ACCGAAGTTCGTGTTGAGTTCACAATCCCCCCAGATAAAGTGGTGATCATTGCAACTGGAGTTGCCATGGGACTCTTGCTTCTGCTCATAATCACTGTCATCATGTTTAAG TTGGGTTGCTTTAAGAGGAAAACGCTTGAGTACTGTGAAGGACAGGAAGAAGAAACTGCTCCTCAGGATGGCATCCCTGCTAAGTCCACCACTGGCACCACCGTGGGGATATGCAGCCATTCTGAGACTGACAGTAAATCTGACCAACCTTCAGAGCACCAAAGCCTCTTAGATGATGGTGAGGCCAACTGCAGCACTTCATCAGTTCAGTCGAAGGAGGAACTGGAATAA
- the zmp:0000001082 gene encoding integrin alpha-M isoform X2, with product MGKMHGQRHIFLLTFMVAVAIPVSLAFNIDITNPDVYTGEQKDFFGYKVLQFMNGMNKGIIVTAPLQLNGSGGICKPDQNQTTKCFNPEDTKIPVKHLGLSIAEDSKRSQFTVCSPSVVRECYGNSYMNSVCYNITDHLEPISNFTSAFQECEKKTVDLVFLFDGSASMGEGDFKKNKDFIVDIIQELLKNSSIKFAAVQFSSDYRKVFDFNEYQRGEYLTKLEKEGHMNTLTNTHKALTFVFKEIFKNPDAGASADATKVLVLITDGVPSDSDYNNTVKKYDDANIIRFVIGVGNMANLTKFKGIASEPIGKYAFKIDNYDGLTGILINFQKKIFTMEGSKVARAGEMTNEMSQSGFSAVFYKDNLILGSVGSNSWRGSLQELNGEKETQIEDPDMPMDSYMGYSTAVGEKDHAPLYFTGAPRFEHIGQVVLFTHDGTNWTTTQRINGEQIGSYFGAELCSVDVNSDGNTDFLLVGAPLFYQPQEKKEGQIHIYTLTDEMKLESKLTVTAPSMGRFGTTISSLADLNGDGLRDVAVGAPLQDFNRGAVYIYLGDRHRGIRSTFSQRIMGEKIKPGLRFFGQSIAGNIDLGKDGLPDIVVGSQGTAVVLRSRPIFNITTRLSFEPNEISTEKIDCLDNTDANLPMVTLQACFEIAETTKSKAAAMDLGLNISYTLEVDANRQTNRGFFSQTAKKARNLTSTYELRDPDTCFNYTIYMPKCVKDTLLPIIIKLNFSQVDSESASAVLNMDSKTQAVVQVPFEKQCRKNDICIAELEVDFNFMTPTLLVAENKYFNVSVTLSNYGDDSYYTSLIMHYPPGLSFSRMTLTKATRPTLHSCEDLHGEREKTICNVSPPVFRSKSSATFRISFHILKDYEWNDTMLMTITGKSDNANRTISQTKNIPVQFEIKMAVAVKEDLVTYLNFTPEDAGPKQMVAIYKIDNLGFKDFPVNVSLFFPTKLEHNFEMTNYQVFVQQNKTQCTGVTIMTSDYCLPEKNCKFIVCDSFTLKRESPIEITLSGDVHFKDLKKHAMNIGFLKKYTGDTAEVKFKSFIYVNYDKQRYVLNSYKQEPQDNFGFTQKTSGHIPTEKMTEVRVEFTIPPDKVVIIATGVAMGLLLLLIITVIMFKLGCFKRKTLEYCEGQEEETAPQDGIPAKSTTGTTVGICSHSETDSKSDQPSEHQSLLDDGEANCSTSSVQSKEELE from the exons CCATCCCGGTATCTTTGGCTTTCAACATTGATATCACAAATCCTGACGTCTACACTGGTGAACAAAAGGATTTCTTTGGATACAAAGTGCTTCAATTCATGAATGGCATGAACAAAGG AATCATTGTAACTGCACCACTGCAGCTAAATGGATCTGGGGGAATATGCAAACCGGACCAAAACCAAACCACCAAGTGCTTCAACCCTGAAG acacaaaaatacCAGTCAAGCATTTGGGCCTGTCAATAGCTGAGGACTCCAAGCGCTCCCAATTTACT GTTTGCAGTCCAAGTGTAGTCCGTGAATGTTATGGGAACTCCTATATGAACAGCGTGTGCTACAATATCACAGATCATCTTGAGCCAATTTCCAATTTTACATCGGCTTTCCAAG aatgtgaaaaaaagacagtggACCTCGTCTTTCTATTTGATGGATCAGCGAGTATGGGCGAAGGAGActtcaagaaaaacaaagattttatAGTGGATATTATCCAAGAACTCCTTAAGAACTCATCAATCAAG ttTGCAGCAGTTCAGTTCTCTTCAGATTACAGGAAAGTGTTTGACTTCAATGAATATCAACGGGGAGAATATTTAACAAAACTTGAGAAAGAAGGACATATGAACACtctcaccaacacacacaaagccctCACATTTGTGTT TAAAGAAATCTTTAAGAACCCAGACGCAGGTGCCTCCGCTGATGCGACTAAAGTTCTGGTACTAATCACAGATGGAGTTCCCAGTGATTCAGACTATAATAATACTGTCAAAAAATATGATGACGCCAACATTATTCGCTTTGTCATTGGG GTAGGGAATATGGCAAACCTGACTAAATTTAAGGGTATTGCTTCAGAACCGATTGGAAAATATGCCTTCAAAATTGACAACTATGATGGACTAACAGGAATACTgataaactttcaaaaaaagatCTTTACAATGGAAG GCTCCAAAGTGGCTCGGGCAGGAGAAATGACTAATGAAATGTCTCAGAGTGGATTCAGTGCTGTCTTCTACAAA GATAACTTGATTCTGGGTTCAGTGGGATCAAACAGCTGGCGTGGGTCTCTCCAAGAACTTAAcggagaaaaagaaacacaaattgaAGATCCTGACATGCCAATGGACTCCTACATGg GGTACTCAACTGCTGTTGGAGAGAAGGATCACGCTCCTTTATATTTCACGGGTGCACCGAGATTTGAGCACATAGGACAGGTCGTACTTTTCACACATGATGGCACAAACTGGACCACAACCCAAAGAATAAATGGGGAACAG ATCGGGTCCTACTTTGGTGCAGAGTTGTGCTCGGTAGATGTCAACTCAGACGGTAACACTGATTTCCTGCTGGTAGGAGCTCCACTGTTTTACCAGCCTCAGGAGAAGAAAGAAGGCCAGATCCACATCTACACACTGACTGATGAG ATGAAACTGGAAAGCAAACTGACTGTGACTGCACCATCCATGGGGAGATTTGGCACCACCATATCCAGTCTTGCAGATCTGAATGGAGATGGACTCCGAGACGTTGCTGTTGGAGCCCCCCTTCAGGATTTTAACAGGGGGGCGGTCTACATCTACCTTggtgacagacacagagggatACGCAGCACTTTCAGCCag AGAATCATGGGAGAGAAAATAAAGCCTGGGCTGAGATTCTTTGGACAGTCCATTGCTGGGAACATTGATCTTGGGAAGGACGGACTCCCAGATATTGTGGTTGGTTCACAGGgcactgctgttgttttaag GTCCAGGCCCATTTTTAATATCACAACACGTCTCTCTTTTGAACCAAACGAGATAAGCACTGAGAAAATTGACTGCCTTGATAACACTGATGCAAATTTACCCATGGTTACCTTACAAGCCTGCTTTGAAATAGCAGAAACAACAAAGAGCAAAGCAG CGGCAATGGACCTAGGACTGAACATCTCGTACACACTCGAAGTGGATGCCAACAGACAAACCAATCGAGGTTTCTTCAGTCAAACTGCCAAGAAAGCAAGGAATCTCACCTCTACCTACGAGCTGAGGGATCCAGACACCTGCTTCAACTACACCATCTACATGCCA aAATGTGTGAAAGACACATTATTGCCCATCATCATCAAACTAAACTTTTCCCAAGTTGACAGTGAGAGCGCAAGTGCTGTCCTAAACATGGACAGCAAAACGCAGGCTGTTGTTCAG GTTCCCTTTGAAAAGCAATGTAGAAAAAATGACATCTGTATTGCTGAACTTGAGGTGGATTTCAACTTCAT GACCCCAACATTATTAGTGGCTGAAAATAAGTACTTCAACGTCTCTGTAACACTGTCCAATTATGGAGATGACTCATACTACACCAGCCTAATAATGCACTATCCTCCAGGCCTCTCCTTCTCCAGGATGACTCTTACAAAG GCAACGAGACCAACGCTCCACAGCTGTGAAGATCTACATGGAGAACGCGAGAAAACCATATGTAATGTCAGCCCTCCTGTGTTTCGTAGCAAATCATCT GCAACATTTAGAATTTCTTTCCACATCTTGAAGGATTATGAGTGGAATGACACAATGTTGATGACCATTACTGGAAAAAG TGACAATGCAAACAGGACCATTTCCCAGACCAAAAACATCCCAGTGCAATTTGAAATCAAAATGGCAGTAGCTGT GAAAGAAGATCTTGTCACTTATCTGAACTTCACACCAGAGGATGCTGGACCAAAACAAATGGTTGCTATATATAAG ATAGATAATCTTGGTTTCAAGGACTTTCCTGTCAATGTGTCCCTGTTCTTCCCAACAAAACTGGAACATAACTTTGAAATGACAAACTATCAAGTCTTTGTTCAGCAG aataAAACTCAATGCACAGGCGTTACCATCATGACATCTGAT TACTGCTTGCcagaaaaaaattgcaaattCATAGTGTGTGACAGTTTCACCCTGAAAAGAGAATCCCCCATTGAGATCACACTGTCAGGAGACGTACACTTTAAGGATCTAAAAAAGCATGCAATG AATATtggttttcttaaaaaatatacTGGAGACACCGCAGAGGTTAAATTTAAAAGTTTTATATATGTCAACTATGACAAGCAACGCTATGTGCTGAATTCTTACAAACAAGAG ccACAAGATAATTTTGGTTTTACACAGAAGACATCTGGACACATTCCAACAGAGAAAATG ACCGAAGTTCGTGTTGAGTTCACAATCCCCCCAGATAAAGTGGTGATCATTGCAACTGGAGTTGCCATGGGACTCTTGCTTCTGCTCATAATCACTGTCATCATGTTTAAG TTGGGTTGCTTTAAGAGGAAAACGCTTGAGTACTGTGAAGGACAGGAAGAAGAAACTGCTCCTCAGGATGGCATCCCTGCTAAGTCCACCACTGGCACCACCGTGGGGATATGCAGCCATTCTGAGACTGACAGTAAATCTGACCAACCTTCAGAGCACCAAAGCCTCTTAGATGATGGTGAGGCCAACTGCAGCACTTCATCAGTTCAGTCGAAGGAGGAACTGGAATAA